One genomic window of Gracilinema caldarium DSM 7334 includes the following:
- the murG gene encoding undecaprenyldiphospho-muramoylpentapeptide beta-N-acetylglucosaminyltransferase — protein sequence MYRIAFTGGGTGGHIYPGIAIAQELQKQIPCHIIWIGNKEGMDRQIVESAGIEFYGIPTGKLRRYFSLKNVTDLFNIAGGFFAARKILASVKPDLLFSKGGFVSVPPCAAAASLGIPVFSHESDYTPGLATKLNLPFSRRIFTAYSDTISMLGVKYREKAQTVGNPVRASFYAGDPTLGRQFLGLSATARILLVLGGSQGARQVNELIEATLSELVKTYVVVHQTGPNQDIRLLPSDRYKPYPYIKDELPHVLAAAELVVGRSGAGTVWEAATAGKPMILIPLAGSGTRGDQVVNARYFEKSGAAEVLIGEDVTADKLIERVQAFAQNEKRRIAMAEASKQIASSNAAHYISEQIIHYIQGGS from the coding sequence ATGTATCGAATTGCTTTTACCGGTGGTGGTACCGGCGGACATATTTATCCAGGTATTGCAATTGCCCAAGAACTGCAAAAACAAATACCTTGTCATATTATCTGGATTGGTAATAAAGAGGGGATGGATCGTCAGATTGTTGAATCTGCGGGAATTGAATTTTATGGGATCCCAACAGGTAAACTGAGACGCTATTTTTCTTTAAAAAATGTAACAGATCTCTTTAATATAGCAGGAGGTTTTTTTGCTGCTCGGAAGATACTAGCATCGGTTAAGCCGGATCTTCTCTTTTCTAAGGGCGGTTTTGTAAGTGTTCCACCCTGTGCTGCAGCAGCTTCTTTAGGTATCCCAGTCTTTTCCCATGAATCGGATTATACCCCTGGGTTGGCAACTAAGCTCAATCTTCCCTTTTCGAGGCGTATATTTACAGCTTATTCGGATACTATTTCGATGTTAGGTGTAAAATACCGTGAAAAGGCCCAAACGGTGGGAAATCCCGTACGGGCATCCTTTTATGCTGGAGATCCAACACTGGGAAGACAATTTTTAGGCCTTTCAGCAACAGCCCGTATACTGCTGGTTCTCGGTGGCAGTCAGGGCGCCCGGCAGGTTAACGAGCTCATAGAAGCAACTTTATCAGAACTTGTCAAAACCTATGTAGTGGTTCATCAAACTGGACCGAATCAGGACATTCGGCTGCTTCCCTCTGATCGATATAAACCCTATCCATATATTAAAGATGAACTACCCCATGTGCTTGCAGCGGCAGAACTTGTTGTCGGTCGTAGTGGTGCTGGTACTGTGTGGGAAGCCGCAACTGCAGGAAAACCGATGATCCTTATTCCTCTGGCAGGTTCAGGTACTCGGGGAGATCAGGTGGTGAATGCTCGTTATTTTGAGAAGTCCGGTGCTGCGGAGGTTCTGATCGGGGAAGATGTTACAGCAGATAAGCTTATCGAACGGGTTCAAGCCTTTGCACAAAATGAAAAACGAAGAATTGCTATGGCGGAGGC
- a CDS encoding ankyrin repeat domain-containing protein, whose protein sequence is MKVLVLCEKSDADQAKAILKMFHTIEIAAEAYQIGKNWRTDKHRLDEIISSATHIVVVYSMLSASSAWLSFVAGFSLGSEKPMILFRPSREPVQAPFLAPFFLVLSLEDLANFIEAERKEWTDVAERRLARKELLELGISIRGDAFADTVREGNAHGVDLFLRAGFPPDTRDKKGVPVLCIAAREHNRAMVDLLIDAGANVNLRAEDRGNTALMDAVAGGFTQIAEDLIEAGTDVNIQSKDGQTALIIAVGKGDIALCKKLLDAGADPDIEDKLGFSARKYAKLFHNEALINLMPS, encoded by the coding sequence ATGAAAGTTTTGGTGCTTTGCGAAAAGTCCGATGCCGATCAGGCTAAGGCAATATTAAAAATGTTTCACACAATAGAAATAGCTGCAGAGGCGTATCAAATCGGTAAAAATTGGCGAACCGATAAACACCGGCTGGATGAAATTATCAGTTCCGCCACTCATATCGTGGTAGTGTATTCTATGCTGTCAGCATCGAGTGCTTGGCTTTCCTTTGTCGCTGGTTTTTCCCTCGGTTCTGAAAAACCTATGATTTTATTTAGGCCGTCCCGGGAGCCTGTTCAAGCCCCCTTTCTGGCCCCTTTTTTTCTTGTTCTTTCCCTTGAAGACCTTGCAAACTTTATAGAAGCAGAACGGAAAGAATGGACCGATGTGGCGGAACGCCGCTTAGCTCGGAAGGAATTACTTGAACTTGGTATTTCCATACGGGGGGATGCCTTTGCAGATACGGTCCGGGAAGGAAATGCCCATGGGGTGGATCTTTTTTTACGGGCAGGATTCCCACCGGATACTCGGGATAAAAAGGGGGTTCCTGTTCTTTGTATTGCTGCCAGAGAACATAACAGGGCCATGGTGGATCTTCTAATTGATGCAGGGGCGAATGTAAATTTGCGAGCTGAAGACAGGGGTAATACAGCCCTTATGGATGCAGTGGCTGGTGGATTTACCCAAATTGCGGAGGATCTTATAGAAGCTGGAACCGATGTTAATATCCAAAGTAAGGATGGGCAGACAGCCCTTATTATTGCTGTTGGCAAGGGTGATATAGCATTATGTAAAAAGCTTCTAGATGCAGGGGCCGATCCGGATATTGAAGATAAATTGGGTTTTAGCGCTCGAAAATATGCAAAACTCTTTCATAATGAGGCCCTTATTAATCTTATGCCATCTTGA
- a CDS encoding adenylate/guanylate cyclase domain-containing protein translates to MIELVESKEVIVTVFSSALIGCLATIEMLFSVFYVINYFVVPMRRHCSRFIMLLLSVLFMLFTMAVVSPLFLHGFNGKPLLVQQVVLVLLSLLLAQETALGLFIISSRATKFAMRSSSIIGVTELLSIIAMWLCSPYFTIPFFAGIAVIGCFILFYGVFIVKNREKNAFIFILLGVSVLLSAFPYILLAAGLFPLSFESHLFILVGQILLFSCFFIFILVGNPSLAPEEPYLSDYVDRVSIALTRFIPKEFLQILDKPSVVDLQLGDHVKQEMTIFFSDIRQFTNLSEVLTPEESFKFINSYLARIVPAITNHGGFVDKYMGDAIMALFPDEKGPDAAVRSAIDMQRVILEYNIHRAKCNYRPLSMGIGLHTGPLMLGVVGVQDRMQNTVISDAVNLASRLESITKVFNISIAISDETFKSLKDPGAYMYRFIGKVRVKGKEDPVSVFEIYDGLDPQLLEHKMKANSFFEQGMMSYYQKDFNDAMYQFRKVLEIIPEDGAAIFYLDNCMMKVRA, encoded by the coding sequence ATGATAGAATTAGTTGAATCTAAAGAAGTTATAGTAACTGTTTTTTCTTCTGCCCTTATCGGATGTCTTGCTACTATAGAAATGCTATTTTCAGTCTTTTATGTAATTAACTATTTTGTTGTCCCGATGAGACGTCATTGTTCTCGTTTTATTATGCTACTCCTTTCGGTATTGTTCATGCTTTTTACTATGGCAGTGGTAAGTCCTCTGTTTTTGCATGGATTTAATGGAAAACCACTCCTTGTTCAACAGGTCGTACTGGTTTTGCTTAGTCTACTTCTTGCTCAAGAGACTGCTCTCGGATTATTTATAATTTCAAGCCGTGCAACGAAGTTTGCTATGCGGTCGTCTTCTATCATTGGGGTTACAGAATTGTTGTCAATCATCGCCATGTGGTTATGCAGCCCCTATTTTACAATTCCTTTCTTTGCAGGAATTGCTGTTATTGGTTGTTTTATCCTATTCTACGGAGTTTTCATCGTTAAAAATCGAGAGAAAAACGCCTTTATTTTTATACTTTTAGGTGTATCGGTATTGCTTTCAGCCTTTCCCTATATTCTGCTAGCAGCAGGTTTATTCCCCCTTTCCTTTGAAAGCCATCTTTTTATTCTGGTTGGACAAATTCTGCTTTTTTCTTGTTTTTTTATTTTCATCCTTGTAGGGAATCCATCTTTAGCGCCGGAAGAACCCTATCTTTCAGATTATGTAGACCGGGTTTCCATAGCTCTAACCCGTTTTATACCCAAAGAGTTTTTACAAATTCTTGATAAACCCAGTGTAGTGGATTTACAACTCGGAGATCATGTGAAACAGGAAATGACTATTTTCTTTTCAGATATCCGTCAGTTTACCAACCTTTCAGAAGTTCTTACCCCTGAAGAAAGTTTTAAATTCATCAATTCATATCTTGCACGAATTGTTCCTGCTATTACCAATCATGGTGGATTTGTCGATAAATACATGGGAGATGCTATTATGGCCCTTTTCCCTGATGAAAAAGGTCCCGATGCAGCGGTCCGTTCAGCCATCGATATGCAACGGGTAATCCTTGAATACAATATTCATCGGGCTAAGTGCAATTATCGTCCCCTTTCCATGGGGATTGGGTTGCATACGGGGCCTCTTATGCTCGGTGTTGTGGGGGTTCAAGACCGGATGCAAAATACAGTTATTTCCGACGCAGTCAACCTTGCAAGCAGGCTCGAAAGTATCACCAAAGTTTTTAATATTTCCATAGCAATCAGTGATGAAACCTTTAAAAGCCTGAAGGATCCGGGAGCTTATATGTATCGATTTATCGGGAAGGTACGGGTAAAAGGCAAGGAGGATCCTGTTTCGGTTTTTGAAATATATGACGGTCTCGATCCCCAACTTCTTGAACATAAAATGAAGGCCAATAGTTTTTTTGAACAAGGAATGATGAGTTATTACCAGAAAGATTTTAACGATGCTATGTACCAATTTAGAAAGGTATTAGAAATTATACCTGAAGATGGGGCAGCAATTTTTTACCTCGATAACTGCATGATGAAAGTTCGGGCATAA
- a CDS encoding chemotaxis protein CheW, with translation MGHNNQYLTFRLEDEQYAVSVYSVREVLEYAPITRLPQTAAYLKGVINLRGVGIPVIDLRTKFGMPEVPVTKDTSIIVLDITGREGLLIIGALADSVQEVIELEARDIEPAPRFGNNLAVEYIQGIGKKDGKFIIILNMDKILSTDDVIDISHLDTQGTQIPISESTT, from the coding sequence ATGGGTCACAACAACCAATACCTGACCTTTCGGCTGGAAGATGAGCAGTATGCGGTAAGTGTGTATTCGGTCCGTGAAGTGCTGGAATATGCACCTATCACCCGATTACCGCAGACAGCGGCCTACCTAAAGGGTGTTATCAACTTAAGAGGGGTGGGTATTCCTGTCATCGATCTAAGAACCAAATTTGGTATGCCGGAAGTGCCGGTAACCAAAGATACCAGCATTATTGTATTGGACATCACAGGCCGGGAGGGGCTGCTTATTATCGGAGCTCTAGCAGATTCTGTTCAGGAAGTCATCGAATTGGAAGCGAGAGATATTGAACCCGCCCCCCGGTTTGGAAACAACCTAGCGGTTGAATATATCCAGGGTATTGGGAAAAAAGACGGTAAATTCATCATCATTTTAAATATGGATAAGATTCTGAGTACCGATGATGTGATCGATATTTCACATTTGGACACTCAAGGAACACAAATCCCCATATCAGAAAGCACAACCTGA
- a CDS encoding FapA family protein: MIDFVQLQQKMKERLERDRKIRTLETEGETLEEAVYNAATLLGTSVKKIEYEIIERGNPGFLGTGKKNWHIRAYEKAEEQETVSLLTTEEQDLVISAPIIEDRDGEVFVHFGPEGAFLKVTTPRGKGKRANEKQAMDALVQRSVRDIDEQLVSRVVKEAAGEYVLVGTFIQNPANDAIITVDIADQEMKAYIYVTPPGPGGCDLSAETILSFLRNNRVVYGIKDDVLQEFTDKPKYKEMVLVAEGSRPVNGRDAYIQYNFDTDQSKIKLKEGANGRVDFKELNIIQNVVEGQPLARKVPAERGVPGKTVTGKVIPAKNGKDIPMPIGKNVHVAEDQLTIIADLNGQVVLSGGKINVEPVYTVQGDVNLKTGNIIFLGTVIITGNVEDGFSVKAAGNIEVHGTVEKAELDAEGDIIVHQGITGKNSGFVRAGRSIWARFIENAIVEAGNMVVVSDGIINSQVNANKSIICQGKRANIVGGRLRAAEEINAKVLGSPVSGTETICEVGFDPKSKEKLDQILVKKDGLEKQLEEIELNLRTLVSIKKQRKSLPEDKEAYMQELMERRQFVLRDIQAINEEVTSIQNYLNTLKVRGKVSASSKVYPGVKIIIRDAKEDVKNEYRAVTFVLENNLIRVTKYEEPDEEAKRGPDGYTTN, encoded by the coding sequence ATGATTGATTTTGTCCAGCTACAGCAAAAAATGAAGGAACGGCTGGAACGGGACCGGAAAATCCGTACTTTAGAGACTGAAGGAGAGACGCTGGAAGAGGCGGTGTATAATGCCGCTACCTTGCTTGGGACAAGTGTAAAAAAGATCGAATATGAGATTATCGAACGGGGAAATCCAGGTTTTTTAGGTACCGGAAAGAAGAATTGGCATATAAGGGCTTATGAAAAAGCAGAAGAGCAAGAAACCGTTTCCCTATTAACCACAGAAGAACAAGATCTTGTTATCAGTGCACCGATAATCGAAGATCGGGATGGTGAAGTATTTGTTCATTTTGGTCCTGAGGGGGCATTCCTTAAAGTAACTACTCCTCGTGGAAAAGGAAAACGAGCAAATGAAAAGCAGGCCATGGACGCGCTCGTACAACGCTCTGTAAGGGATATTGATGAACAGCTTGTTTCCAGGGTTGTTAAGGAAGCTGCCGGTGAATATGTTCTGGTGGGTACTTTTATACAGAACCCCGCAAATGACGCTATTATTACCGTTGATATAGCTGATCAAGAAATGAAAGCCTATATTTATGTTACTCCACCGGGGCCTGGTGGTTGTGATCTTTCAGCAGAGACTATACTCAGTTTTTTACGTAATAATCGAGTCGTGTATGGTATTAAAGACGACGTTCTACAAGAATTTACCGATAAGCCAAAATATAAGGAAATGGTCCTTGTTGCAGAAGGTAGTCGTCCGGTGAATGGTCGGGATGCCTATATTCAATATAATTTTGACACCGATCAATCGAAAATAAAACTTAAGGAAGGAGCTAACGGTCGAGTCGACTTTAAAGAACTGAATATAATACAAAATGTGGTCGAAGGCCAGCCCTTGGCCAGAAAAGTTCCGGCAGAACGGGGTGTTCCCGGAAAAACGGTTACAGGCAAGGTCATACCCGCTAAGAACGGCAAGGACATACCCATGCCGATTGGTAAAAATGTTCATGTCGCTGAGGATCAACTCACTATTATCGCGGATCTGAATGGGCAGGTAGTGTTAAGTGGTGGTAAAATTAATGTTGAACCGGTATATACTGTACAGGGAGATGTGAACCTTAAGACAGGTAATATAATATTTCTGGGAACTGTTATTATTACCGGCAATGTGGAAGATGGCTTTTCGGTGAAGGCCGCTGGAAACATTGAAGTACACGGTACAGTAGAAAAGGCAGAATTGGATGCTGAAGGGGATATTATTGTTCATCAGGGTATTACTGGAAAAAATAGTGGTTTTGTTCGGGCCGGTCGATCTATCTGGGCAAGATTTATTGAAAATGCCATTGTAGAAGCAGGAAATATGGTTGTTGTTTCAGATGGTATCATCAATTCTCAGGTAAATGCTAATAAGAGTATTATTTGCCAGGGTAAGCGGGCAAATATTGTTGGCGGAAGGCTTAGAGCCGCTGAAGAGATAAATGCAAAGGTGCTTGGAAGCCCGGTAAGCGGCACAGAAACCATCTGTGAGGTCGGTTTTGATCCTAAAAGTAAGGAAAAGCTTGATCAGATCCTGGTGAAAAAGGATGGGCTTGAAAAACAGCTGGAGGAAATAGAACTGAACCTGCGAACCCTCGTCAGTATTAAAAAGCAGAGAAAGTCTCTGCCGGAGGACAAGGAAGCTTATATGCAGGAACTTATGGAACGTCGCCAGTTTGTACTCCGGGACATTCAAGCAATTAACGAGGAAGTTACATCAATCCAGAATTATTTAAATACCCTGAAGGTTCGTGGAAAAGTTTCAGCTTCAAGTAAAGTATATCCAGGTGTCAAGATTATCATCCGAGATGCAAAAGAGGATGTAAAAAATGAATACCGTGCTGTTACCTTTGTACTTGAAAACAACCTCATCAGGGTAACAAAATACGAAGAACCCGATGAGGAAGCAAAGCGAGGTCCCGATGGCTATACAACCAATTGA
- the whiG gene encoding RNA polymerase sigma factor WhiG, which produces MGNVLLEQKTEEELWLTYKKTRDPKIREAFIKQYAPLVKYVAGKVAVGMPHNVEFDDLVGFGTFGLLDAIEKFDPDKNVKFKTYAVTRIRGAIFDELRSIDWVPRSVRQKTKELEETIGSLEAQLGRTATDQEIAQALGLTEEEFLKTMMHISGTSILSLNDVWFSGDENDKVSIGESIEAPSSLNPEHIVEKDEIRRIIIEAINELPDKEKKVLVLYYYEDLTLKEIGQVLEVTESRVSQLHTKAILRLRAKLTNIRKGII; this is translated from the coding sequence ATGGGGAATGTCCTCCTGGAGCAGAAGACGGAAGAAGAACTCTGGCTTACTTATAAAAAAACCAGGGATCCAAAAATCCGTGAAGCCTTTATTAAACAATATGCACCTCTTGTGAAATATGTTGCAGGGAAAGTAGCTGTAGGCATGCCTCACAATGTAGAATTTGATGACCTTGTGGGATTTGGGACTTTTGGACTGTTGGATGCGATCGAAAAATTCGATCCAGATAAAAATGTTAAATTCAAGACCTATGCAGTAACTAGAATCAGAGGCGCTATATTTGATGAACTCCGTTCTATCGATTGGGTGCCGAGATCGGTACGTCAAAAAACTAAAGAATTGGAAGAAACTATAGGATCATTAGAAGCCCAATTAGGACGCACTGCAACGGATCAGGAAATTGCCCAGGCTTTGGGATTGACCGAAGAGGAATTCCTTAAAACGATGATGCACATATCTGGCACATCGATATTATCTCTCAATGATGTTTGGTTTTCAGGTGATGAAAATGATAAGGTTTCTATTGGAGAAAGTATCGAAGCTCCATCAAGCCTTAATCCTGAACATATTGTTGAAAAAGATGAAATAAGGCGAATTATTATAGAGGCAATAAATGAATTGCCCGATAAAGAAAAAAAGGTACTTGTTCTTTATTATTATGAGGATTTAACTTTAAAGGAAATTGGACAAGTTCTGGAAGTTACCGAATCCCGTGTCTCCCAGCTTCATACAAAGGCTATACTTCGATTACGAGCAAAACTAACGAATATCCGCAAAGGAATAATCTAG
- a CDS encoding MinD/ParA family protein — protein sequence MEDQAEQLRELMRAKNNNTQTTTPAKDKQSRKTRIITVASGKGGVGKTNVSVNMALAYARLGKKVIVMDADLGLANVNVMLNMIPKYNLYHVIRKQKTMKDILIDTEYGIQIVAGASGFSKIANLSEDERQNFINELYTLSNADIIIIDTSAGVSNNVLSFVAAADDAVIVTTPEPTAITDAYGIIKIIATEIDNLNMGLKLVVNRVKTVAEAKKVADRMINIAGQFLNLKVDYLGFIYDDPAVPQAVLRQKPFMVLDPKSKASLCVQHIVGRMEKTEIRQDGGLGNLIRRLFNRE from the coding sequence ATGGAAGACCAGGCAGAACAGCTACGAGAACTCATGAGGGCAAAAAATAATAATACCCAGACAACAACTCCTGCAAAGGACAAACAGAGTAGAAAGACCAGAATTATTACCGTTGCCAGCGGCAAAGGCGGGGTTGGAAAGACCAATGTATCAGTTAATATGGCTTTGGCTTATGCCCGACTTGGGAAGAAGGTCATCGTTATGGATGCCGATCTGGGGCTTGCAAACGTTAATGTGATGCTTAATATGATCCCGAAATATAATCTGTATCATGTGATCCGAAAGCAAAAAACCATGAAGGATATCCTTATTGATACGGAATATGGTATACAAATTGTTGCTGGAGCGTCGGGGTTTTCGAAAATTGCAAATTTAAGTGAAGATGAGCGGCAGAATTTCATTAATGAGCTGTATACCCTTTCCAATGCAGATATTATCATCATCGATACCAGCGCCGGTGTTTCCAATAATGTACTTTCATTTGTAGCTGCTGCGGATGATGCGGTCATTGTTACAACCCCAGAACCGACGGCAATCACCGACGCCTATGGGATTATCAAAATTATTGCAACCGAAATTGATAATTTAAATATGGGTCTTAAGCTGGTGGTCAACAGGGTAAAAACGGTTGCAGAGGCTAAAAAAGTAGCAGACCGGATGATCAACATCGCCGGTCAGTTTTTAAACCTCAAGGTAGATTACCTTGGTTTTATTTATGATGACCCCGCGGTTCCCCAGGCTGTATTGCGCCAAAAGCCTTTTATGGTTTTGGACCCAAAGAGTAAAGCTTCGCTCTGTGTCCAGCATATTGTGGGTCGTATGGAAAAAACAGAAATTCGTCAAGATGGCGGATTAGGTAACCTTATCAGACGCCTGTTTAACAGAGAATAA
- the flhF gene encoding flagellar biosynthesis protein FlhF: MEYFTEQAPTHAECIRKIKEKYGDNAKILMRKTVRIGGFLGLFTRDGVEMTGIVSNEPLRYATDPLKNVRKPLDLEEEKRKILAVANPKMDPTLQTVLQEVRSLKEKLESTQIQSKPADEHPNLLKISELLYSNDFSHNYTLSIQNRIKRDFSLEALEDFDALQSQVVEWIGESINVYQEPNSNTKPRVLILVGPTGVGKTTTIAKLAALYGVVGMNGLNPLSVRMITIDNYRIAAKQQIETYGNIMQIPVSCVETYEDLRKTIAMYAQEVDLVLVDTIGKSPRDAVKLAEMKEILNACGSTAEVHLAMAASTKFSDIKEIMQQYEPFNYRSIIVTKLDETTRVGNMISALAERGKTVSFITNGQKVPQDIERATAVRFLINLEGFRINRQKIEEKFAYATRDVL, encoded by the coding sequence ATGGAATATTTTACTGAACAGGCACCTACCCATGCGGAATGTATCCGCAAAATAAAAGAAAAGTATGGGGATAACGCTAAAATATTGATGCGAAAAACGGTTCGTATTGGAGGTTTCCTCGGTCTATTTACCCGGGACGGGGTCGAGATGACCGGTATTGTGAGTAATGAACCCTTGCGTTATGCTACGGATCCCCTTAAAAATGTGCGAAAACCTTTAGACTTGGAAGAGGAAAAACGGAAAATTCTTGCCGTAGCAAATCCAAAAATGGATCCTACCCTGCAAACCGTATTACAGGAAGTCCGAAGTCTTAAAGAAAAACTTGAATCAACACAGATACAATCGAAACCAGCCGATGAGCACCCAAATCTTTTAAAAATTAGCGAATTGCTCTATTCAAATGATTTTTCCCACAATTATACATTGTCAATTCAAAATAGAATTAAGAGGGATTTTTCTCTCGAAGCCCTTGAAGATTTCGATGCACTTCAGAGCCAGGTTGTTGAATGGATTGGAGAAAGCATTAATGTATATCAGGAGCCGAACTCAAACACGAAGCCTCGGGTCCTCATCTTAGTTGGACCAACCGGGGTTGGCAAAACCACTACCATTGCAAAACTCGCTGCCCTGTATGGTGTTGTTGGCATGAACGGCTTGAACCCCCTCTCGGTAAGGATGATAACTATCGATAACTACCGAATTGCAGCAAAACAACAAATTGAGACTTATGGGAATATCATGCAAATCCCCGTGTCCTGTGTAGAAACCTATGAGGACCTTAGAAAAACCATAGCTATGTATGCCCAGGAAGTGGATCTTGTTCTGGTGGATACCATAGGAAAAAGCCCGCGGGATGCGGTGAAACTGGCTGAAATGAAAGAGATCCTTAATGCCTGCGGCAGTACCGCTGAAGTGCATCTCGCAATGGCTGCTTCTACAAAGTTCAGCGACATTAAAGAAATCATGCAGCAATACGAACCTTTTAATTACCGGTCAATTATCGTAACCAAACTTGATGAGACTACCCGTGTAGGTAATATGATCAGTGCTTTGGCAGAACGGGGAAAAACCGTATCCTTTATCACCAATGGACAAAAGGTCCCCCAGGACATCGAGCGGGCAACAGCGGTTCGGTTTTTAATCAACCTTGAAGGTTTTAGAATTAATCGTCAGAAAATAGAAGAAAAGTTTGCATACGCAACTAGAGACGTTCTATAA